In Archocentrus centrarchus isolate MPI-CPG fArcCen1 chromosome 16, fArcCen1, whole genome shotgun sequence, a single window of DNA contains:
- the lag3 gene encoding lymphocyte activation gene 3 protein, which translates to MNLLECFIFAVVSILITGVRRVVTYTEVIAAEGSQAVLPCQYPAPLISHPLIIVWSHMEKSTIWRKERNGLEYRGSKWSQRVQCPHNQYDKGKFNLQINSVTEEDGGLYSCKLDDGKHDNQVMLRIIKVSISPPDPISGTYASLSCSLTPWRHGVSVEWRLNNTPYFPQTRTIWSKENALKNLRVTEKESGTWTCVVSYDGNKGQASATMSVKGIIQPPKDNAKVYAAVGSAVTLPCVFTPNLRPLSSGWKKVNAGGPSARDLQLLSLPLSSSPARLRWDKSIHISEVTYEDEGNYTCAGTVGSQRLTRTMQLVVAKVVPLKEKHSMTLTCQLADASEVIKYEWVHVTYDQNGTALTGPIWEGKDVTISDGSEESWSEWTCSFYGKEGLLGNVTYNIHLMSGLSGRKSSGLSNNTATVVGLSFLLAVLLLILAQMYKNHQRRKRIFQYPALETIVHTISNEREERERNREKN; encoded by the exons ATGAACTTGTTGGAATGTTTTATCTTTGCGGTGGTTTCCATTCTTATAACAG GAGTTAGACGTGTGGTGACGTACACTGAAGTAATTGCTGCAGAAGGCTCGCAGGCTGTGCTACCCTGTCAGTACCCTGCACCACTGATCAGCCATCCACTTATCATTGTCTGGAGTCACATGGAAAAA AGCACTATTTGGAGAAAGGAACGGAACGGTCTGGAGTACCGGGGTTCCAAATGGTCCCAGCGTGTGCAGTGCCCCCACAACCAGTATGACAAGGGTAAATTCAACCTTCAGATTAACAGCGTGACTGAGGAGGATGGAGGGCTTTACTCTTGTAAGCTGGATGATGGAAAGCATGACAATCAGGTCATGCTCAGAATTATTAAAG TGTCCATCAGTCCACCAGATCCTATTTCAGGGACTTACGCTTCACTCAGTTGTTCGCTGACACCCTGGCGTCATGGAGTTTCTGTGGAGTGGAGGCTGAACAACACTCCATATTTTCCTCAGACTAGAACCATCTGGAGTAAAGAGAATGCTTTAAAGAATTTAAGAGTAACTGAGAAAGAGAGTGGAACCTGGACCTGCGTCGTGAGTTACGATGGAAATAAGGGGCAAGCTTCAGCAACTATGTCTGTGAAAG GAATCATCCAACCACCCAAAGATAATGCCAAGGTTTATGCTGCTGTGGGGTCTGCAGTCACTCTCCCCTGTGTGTTCACCCCCAATTTAAGACCTTTAAGCTCAGGCTGGAAGAAAGTGAATGCTGGGGGTCCATCTGCTCGCGACCTCCAACTTCTTTCTTTGCCTCTGTCCTCATCACCTGCTCGACTCCGCTGGGATAAGTCCATCCATATTAGTGAGGTCACGTATGAGGATGAAGGAAACTACACATGTGCTGGGACCGTAGGATCGCAAAGGCTGACTCGGACTATGCAGCTTGTTGTTGCTAAAG TTGTcccattaaaggaaaaacactcTATGACGCTGACCTGCCAACTGGCCGACGCAAGCGAGGTCATCAAATACGAGTGGGTTCATGTGACTTACGACCAAAATGGCACAGCGTTAACCGGACCCATCTGGGAGGGGAAGGATGTAACTATTAGTGACGGGTCAGAGGAGAGCTGGAGCGAATGGACATGCAGCTTCTATGGGAAAGAAGGCCTTTTGGGAAATGTAACATACAACATTCACCTGATGA GTGGTCTGAGTGGGCGGAAATCCTCGGGTCTCTCAAATAACACCGCCACCGTGGTCGGACTCAGCTTTCTCCTTGCTGTTCTGCTCCTCATACTGGCTCAGATGTACAAAAACCACCAAAGG AGGAAAAGGATCTTCCAGTACCCTGCCCTGGAGACCATTGTTCACACCATCTCCAACGAgcgggaggagagagagaggaaccgAGAGAAAAATTAA